The region ATAGAGATCAGGGTGACTATGGAAGTTTCTGCTTGGTTTCCTGCGTGTGCCAGGCAGAAAGACTTTGGTCATCCGCACCTGCGTGAATCGACAAACGTCCAGTAAAGCAGGACATATTAAAAGGAATGAGTTTCAAGACGTGCGGCCGCTGGGCCAGGAGCTCAGTACTTATGCTCTGGGAAAGTTCTGCCGCCTCAGAGATAGGCCAGTGACCAGTCCGTCTGGCCATGGGCCAAGCCTGCGTGCAGCAGAGCCAGACCATCCGGAACACCGCCTTGGTGATGAGGCACCGGACCCGCCAGTGCTTCAAAGTCTCCCGCTGATAATTTCTGCGGTGGATGGATCACGCTGGTCACGACGCCACCGCTGACGTCATAGACCGCACCGTACACGTGACCTTTGCGGGCGTCCAGGGAGACAGCCTGCCTTCCGTCTCCCTGGACCAGACCTTCCAGGGTTGGGACTCCCTTTACAGGTGATTCCCAGACTCTGGCCAGACCAAGCGCGTAACTGGCACCGACCCGTACGCCGGTGTATGACCCAGGGCCGGTTCCGATCACGATGGTCTGGGCACGGAACGGCAGGCCGGCTTCGGCGAACAGGCCACGCGCCATGCCGGGAAGCTGTTCAGCATGAGCCCGGCCTACTTCCTTCGACAGCTGCCTGTGCCCTCCCGGCCAGACCAGTGCCAGGGTCAGAAAGGGCGTAGCAGTGTCCAGGGCCAGGGTGGGCATCGGGGCCGGGGAGGCGGTGTTCATCGCCGGGCATTGTAGGCTGACCGCTCTCACTGTCACCCTTCTGGGAACGTGACTGAAGCCTGACCACAACAGTCTCCGGTGGTATCGTGGGCCATCATGACGAATATTGCCAAGGGGCTCGAAGGCGTCCTCTTTACCGAGAGCAAACTTACGTTCATCAACGGTTCGGAAGGCATTCTGACCCACCTGGGCATTCCGATTCAGGAGTGGGCTGAAAAAAGCACGTTTGAGGAACTGAGTCTTGCGCTGCTGGACGGCAAGCTGCCCACTGCCGCCGAACTGGCCCACTTTGACGCGGAGCTCAGGGCCAACCGCGCCGTTCCGCAGCAGCTGATCGACGTCATTCAGAACATGCCGCGCGGCGTACATCCTATGCAGGCGCTGCGCACCGCCGTGTCGTACCTGGGCCTGCTTGACCCTCAGGCCGAAGAGGTGACCCCCGAGGCCCGGCGCGCCATCGCTACACGCATGATCGCGCAGTTCTCGACCATTATCGCGGCCATCAACCGGGCTCAGGAAGGTCAGGAGATCGTCGCTCCCCGCGCTGACCTGACGCACGCCGGAAACTACCTGTACATGCTCTCAGGCAAGGAGCCCACCGCCGAGCAGGCCCGCCTGTTTGATATCGCGCTGGTGCTGCACGCCGACCACGGCATGAACGCCAGTACGTTTACCGCTATCGCCACGAGCAGCACCCTGAGCGACATGTATTCGTGCATCACCAGCGCCATCGGAGCCCTCAAGGGCCCGCTGCACGGCGGCGCCAACGAAGCCGTGATGGATATGCTCGATGAGGTCGGCAACCCCGAGCAGGCCGAGGCATACATCACCAAAAAGCTCGACAACAAAGAAAAGATCATGGGCGTCGGCCACCGTGTCTACAAGTACTTCGACCCCCGTTCCCGCGTGCTGCGGGACTACGCCGAAGTGGTTGCCAACAAGCAGGGCAAGAGCAACTACTACCAGATTCTCGAAACCATCGAGAAGGTCGTGGTGGACCGCATTGGGTCCAAAGGCATCTACCCCAATGTGGACTTCTACAGTGGGACCGTGTACAGCGATCTGGGCATCCGTAAGGAGTACTTCACGCCAATCTTCGCCCTGGCGCGCATCAGCGGCTGGTGCGCCAGCGTGATCGAGTACTCCCGCGACAACCGACTGCTGCGGCCCGACGCGGTATATAGCGGCGCAACCGACGCGCACTACGTGGATATTCAGGACCGCCAGTAACGACAGAGTATGCAAGGAAGGCCAGTGCGGACAGCACTGGCCTTCCTTGTTTGTATTTAAAGAGCGCTTCTGACCTGATGTGCTCTAGGCGCTCATGCCCTTACTTCCGTGCAGGGTGCGCTCGACAGTTTCGGTGACCTCGGCCTCGAAGCGGCGAAGGTGCTCGCGCAGACGGTCGAGCTCACTGCGGCCCAGGTCACGGAGCCACAACACACTGCGGCCCAGCACTGCAAACGTCACAGGTACATCGTCATCCTCGGTGTCAGTCTCGACCGGGTCAAGGTTCAGCGCGCCGTAATCCAGTCCCTGATTCATGAGGTTCATCCCCATCAGGATGTCTGGCAGGCTGTCTTCCTCGACATACAGGTCCAGATCAAGATGAAGGCGGACAATCACTCCGCCCTGATGATCCTTTTCGGCAAACAGAGCGACGCGTGTTTCTCCGTCGCGTACAAGAGCGCCGTCCTCAACGGCTTCGACGGTCATGCCGCTCTCTTGCAGGGCGTCCATGATGCGCTGCAACTCTGACTGGGGGGCCGTCATGGCGCGAAGTATAGTGCGCGCCGCGTCCGGCAACCGGAAATACGCGCCATTTACTGCCTTCCTTCTGCTTATGCGTGATAGATCCAGACCTCGCGGGCCTCATCCCAGGTGCGGTACAGCTGTCCCAGCAGACGCAGATGCTCGGCGTGCGCCAGCGTCTCGGCCAGTGCAAAGCGCCGGCCGCTGACATTCAGCTCCCGCGCAAACATGGCCAGCGACAGATCGTAGGCACTGCGGGGGGCCTGGTCCGCTTCTGCCTTGATGAAGTCCAGCCGTTCATGATGGTGGGCACGCAGTTCCCGGGCCCGGGCCTGCACGCCCTCCATCAGCGGCCCATGATGGCCGACTACTGCTCGCGCCGGGTTCAGGGCCTCCAGTTTGCCCAGCGTCTGCAGGTAGTCGCCCAGCGGATCGGGCCGGGTATAGGCGTACAGCCCGACGTTCGGGCTGATGCGGGGAAGGATTGCGTCGCCCGCGATAAGCATGCGCTCCTCTTCGTGCCAGAGCCCCAGGTGACCGTCGGCGTGTCCTGGAAGCCACAGGACTTCCCACTCCAGACCAGCCAGCGCCACCTGCTGCCCCTCACGCAGCGGCTGGACACGGCTGGCCGGGAGCACACGGTCCCGGCCTTTGCGATGTTCATCGCCCATCTCCTCTAGCGATGCTCCTGGCAGGCCGTGGTCTCTCATGTGCTTCAGGTGGCCTGGAAGCCACTCTTCCCACAGGTGCCAGTACCGCTCCCCACGCCCGATCTCGACGTCCAGCATATGAATGCCTGCACCGCTGCGTTCCTCGATCAGCCCGGCAAGCCCGTAATGATCCGGATGGTGGTGAGTGATGATCACCCGGTCGATGTCCGACCAGTGCAATCCCAGGGCCGAGAGTCCATCTTCGAGGACCGAGCGGGCCTCTGGCGTATTCAGGGCCGTGTCCACCAGCGTGACCGGTCCGCCGCGAGGCACGTCAATAAGTACCGTCACGGTTTTCATGGGATAGGGAATCGGCACCTGCAAGGCATAAAGAGACCCGGTGACCGGGACCAGCAGGGCAGAATCATTCATGAGGAAAGGCTAGCACCACGCCCTAATAACAGCCGGAAGTCCATCTGTCACTGCAAATGAGACCGGCTGTGAGGATTGCCCCACAGCCGGCCTTAGTTTTAGAACGATTACTCAGAGGCGCTTCATGAGGGCCTGCAGGCTGGCACTGTCGGCCCAGCTCATGCCCTTTTCGACGTAGACGCGTGCAGCGGCGCGGTCGCCACGCTGCAGCGCCAGGAAGGCGAGCTTGGCGGCACTCAGGCTGGCCCACTGCTTCTCGGCGTCGTTCAGCTCACCAAGGCGGTTCCAGGCGTTGTAGGCGTTGATCCACCACTGGGTCTTGGTGTAGAGCTGGGCAAGATACGCGTTGTAATCGCGGTTGCCGGCTTCCTGCGTGGCGGCATAGTACGCATGATCCACGGCTGCTTTCCACAGCGTGCGGTCATAGAAGGGCACGGGGTAGGCCACGTCAGCCTGCACCGCGAACTCCTGCGCACGTGAGAAGTTGTCCCCGGCACTCATGGTAGCTGGGCTGGGAGCCTGAGCCTCTTCCGTGGTGGTCGTGGTCTCCGTGGTCGTGGTGGTCGTTTCGGTAGAGGTGGTGTTGGTGTCCTGCGCTCCGGCGAGGCCGGTGAGCGCGAACGCGGTCAGCATGAGAATCTTCTTCATAACGAAAATCATCTTAGGCCGTACCCTGTCAGGCGTCCATATCGTTTTCCCACCCGTAAAGGGACCGTAAAGGAGCTTACTATTACATGAGGAACATCCTCACTTTCTCTCTCTCTCTCCTGTTGATTGGTGGGGGGTACTCAGGTGCACAACGCACCTCAGGCGCTCCCGCAACCCCTACGTTCACTGCTCCCAAGGTCGACTGGCTCAAAGAACTGCGTGTGCTGTCCGGTGTATCGGTGGCTGACAATGGAGACCTTGTCTTCATGGGGTCAGACAACCGCATTCACCGCACCGACTCACGTGGAGTCGAAATCTGGAACTTCGCGACCTCTGATATAGGCCGCGCCAATCCGGTGATCACGCCACAGGGTATGGTTATCGCTGCTTCATACGACGACCACGTCTACGCCATAAATGCCGCGGGCAAGCAGGTGTGGAAAGTGAAGCTGGACGGCGACATTTTTGCCACCCCTGCCTTGCGTGCCGACGGCAGTGTCATTGCCGCGACGGCAGCCGGGACCGTTTACGCCCTTTCCTCACAGGGGCAGATCCTGTGGACCTATAAGGTGGGTGCCGGCGTATTCAGCAGTCCGGCTGTAGCTGCCGATGGCACCATCTATTTCGGGGCCCAGAACAACCGCATGCACGCACTGACTCCCGCAGGGCAGCTCAAGTGGGCTTTTGCTGCGGGATCGCTGGTGTTCAGTAGTCCGGCAATCGACCGCAGCGGCAACATCTACTTCGGTTCCAGCGACCGCAAGATCTATGCTGTTGATCCAGCCGGGAAGCTGCGCTGGACAGTCAAGACGTCCCTGTTTGTCAATGCCAGCCCGATCGTGACCAGTGATGATCTGGTGGTGGTGGGAAGTTATGACGGCAAGGTGTACGCCATCAACGCGACCGGCGAGCCGGAATGGACCTATGAGGCTGGCACCGGCATTGCCGCAGCCGCTGCGCAGCTGAGTGACGGCACCATTGTCGTGGGAGATCTGAGCGGAACCCTGCATGCCATCGGCAAGGCCGGGCAGCCACTGTGGATCATCAAGACGGGGAAGAAGATCGACACTGGTGTGGCGGTCAGCGATCAGGGCAGCCTGTACTTCACGACTGAAGGCGGCGGCCTGAATGCCATCCTGAAACAGCGCCCTCTGGCCGACGGCCCATGGACCACCTTCCGGGGCGTCCCTGCCGGCTGGGGCCGGGTGCTTACTCCGCAGGAAGCCCAGACCCGCGCTCAGGCGCGCCGGGCCGCAGCTACGGCCACTCTGGCCACCCTGCCCAGCAACCGGCCGTCGAATACTCCTGCGCCGTCGAACTCCCCCGTGACGACGCCGGCCCGCCCTGCTCCAGCAGCCCAGACTCCGGCAGCCCAGACTCCGGCAGCCCGGCCACCGGCGCCCACAGGTCCGGTGGCTCAGCCGGCACCAGCAGCGACGCCTGAACAGCTGGCAGCAAGTGCTGCCGCTGCGGCCCGTGTGGCCGACGGCCGGGTGTTTGTGCCGCTGCGTGAAGCTGCTGGCGCCCTTGGGCTGAGCGTCAGCAGCCTGACCAACCGCAGCGCCACCGTGCAGGTTCTTGCCAGGTCGCACAACCTGACAGTGCGCACCTTCGACCGGGTTCCTTATGTGCCGCTGGCTGCCCTGAGTACGGTACCCGGCGCGACCGTGCAGCTTCTGTCCAGACCAGGCAGTGGCGTGCGTCTGTCACTGGCTGGCCGTACCGTGACCTTCCCGCTGAACCTGCCGAAGCTGCTGCCCTTCGTCGCTCCGCCTGAATTCCCGGACGTACTGCCAACCACCGCCAGCCGTTCGTAAAGTCTGAAGGCGGGCAAATCCGTCACCTGAACAGGGAAGGGCACAGGCCTTTCCCTGTTTTCACAGTTCGGCAGACGTCCGAATATGAGCAGTCTTTGTCTGGATCATCCCAGGATCACTAACTATGTTTTATAAAGTAAGGCGTTTTTCAAACTGTTGCATCGGAGTAACTGATACTCTTTCGCGGTAGCAATTTCAGTGCCTGCCCACCTGGGTAGTGCCCTCGTTTCGGTTTTTCAGCCTCTCACCATTTCGATCCTGACTACAAGTCTGTTTTCTGGCGGAGGAAACATGAAGTTACTGGAACCCATCCAACTCGGCGCCCTGACCCTTCCCAACCGGGTCATCATGGCCCCCATGACGCGCAGCCGCGCCTTTGGGACGGTCCCCACACCGCTTATGGCGCAGTACTACGCTCAGCGCGCGTCCGCTGGCCTGATCATCACGGAGGCAACTCAGGTTTCGCCCAGCGCTCAGGGATATCCCGATACTCCGGGTCTACATACGCAGGAGCAGGTCGACGCATGGCGCGGGGTGACCGACGCGGTTCATGCCGAGGGCGGACGGATTTTTGCGCAGATCTGGCATGTCGGACGCATCTCCCACTCCTCCTATCTGGGTGGCAGCGCACCTCTGGCGCCTTCTGCTGTACGCCCGGCCGGTCAGTTGTACACGCACGGCGGCATGGTGGACTTCGAAACGCCACGTGCGCTGGAGGTCAGTGAACTCCCAGGAATCGTCGAGGACTTCCGTCAGGCTGCGGTCAATGCCTTACAGGCCGGCTTTGACGGTGTGGAAATTCACGGTGCCAACGGCTACCTGCTGAATCAGTTCCTGGAGACGGGCACAAACCAGCGCACCGATGAATACGGAGGCAGCGCAGAGAACCGCGCGCGCCTGCTGCTGGAAGTCACCGAGGCAATCACAGAGGCCATCGGTGCGGACCGTGTGGGTGTGCGTCTGTCTCCTGGCGGCACTTTCAACGACATGAGCGATGCCAACCCGCTCGAGACGTACGGTTATGTGGCGGATGCGCTTAACCGCTTCGGCCTGGCTTATGTCCACGTTGTAGAGACCTCACAGACCAACCCTCCGGTGGGCCTGCAGGGACAAAGCCCCACGGCATTGGTCCGGGAAGCGTACCGGGGCACCCTGATCAGTGCGGGCGGCTACGACCGCGACTCAGCCGAGCACGCCCTGCAGACTGGACAGGCAGACGCCATTGCCTTCGCCCGCGCCTACATCTCCAACCCTGATCTGGTGGAACGCTTCAGGCTGAATGCACCCCTGAACGAGCTGGACCCGAAGACCATGTACGGCGGCACTGAGCAGGGGTACACGACCTACCCGAGCCTGCGGCACGAGCTTGTCGGCGTCAACGGCTGAGCATGACCTGAACTATCCGTTGTGGCTTTCTGGTGACGGACAGTTCGGGTTTGAAGACTCGGCTTGAACTGGCTCAGCTTCCAGATGCCAAGAAAAACCCGCCCTTTTTGGGCGGGTTTTTGTGGTGGAGTCGAGGGGGATCGAACCCCTGACCTCGTCATTGCGAACGACGCGCTCTCCCAGCTGAGCTACGACCCCATCACCCGGATTCGGGCGAGAGAGACTTTAGCATGGCGCCTGACAGCAGACAAGATGCGCTGAAGTGAGGTCGAAGAAGCCGGAAGGCTCATAGCGTGTGGATACGGTCACTTCGCCCGGCCCAAGCTGCGGGTACACTCGGGGGCATGAGCGCGCCTGCTACCCCCACCGACATCGCCGCGGCAGTTACGTCCGCCGCCGCTGACCGTTACGCCTATAAATTCGGTCAGGAAGGCATCACTTTTGACGATGTGCTGCTTCAGCCCCGCCACTCGCAGGTGCTGCCGCACGAAGTGAGCGTCGAGGCGTCCCTGACCCGACGTATCCGCCTGAACATTCCCTTCCTGAGCGCGGCAATGGACACCGTGACCGAAACCGGCATGGCTGTGGCTATGGCGCGGGAGGGTGGCATTGGTGTGATTCACAAGAACATGTCGATCGACGCGCAGGCTGAGATGGTCCGTAAGGTCAAGCGCAGTGAAAGCGGCATGATCGTCGATCCCATCACCCTGCCGCCGCACGCCACGGTGGCTGACGCCGAGCGCCTGATGAGCGAGTACCGCATTAGTGGTGTGCCGGTGACCGACCCTTCCGGCAAGCTGCTGGGCATCATCACCAACCGCGACATGCGCTTCGTGGATGATCTGAGCGCCCGGGTCGGCGACGTCATGACCCGCGAGAATCTCGTGACGGTTCCGGTGGGGACCACGCTGGACGAGGCGCACGAGATGTTCAAGCGCAACCGCATTGAGAAGCTGCTGGTGACCGATGAGGCAGGCCTGCTGCGCGGCCTGATCACCATCAAGGACCTCGCCAAGCGCATCAAGTATCCTCGCGCTGCCAAGGACCATCTGGGGCGCCTGCGGGTGGCTGCCGCCATTGGCGTGGCGGCCGACCTGATGGACCGTGCCGGTGCCCTGGTGCAGGCGGGGGCTGATGTGCTGGTGCTCGACAGCGCCCACGGGCACAGTCAGGGCATCCTGAACGCCCTGAGCAAGGTCAAGGAGACCTTTGACGTAGACGTTATTGCCGGGAATGTCGCTACGGCCGCTGGCACCCGCGACCTGATTCTGGCCGGTGCGGACGCCGTGAAGGTGGGCATCGGGCCTGGAAGCATCTGCACCACGCGGGTGGTGACGGGTGTGGGCGTCCCGCAGATCACGGCGATCTTCGAAGCCAGCAGTGTGGCTCTGGAAGCGGGCGTGCCCATTATTGCCGACGGCGGGATCAAGCAGACCGGTGATGTCCCTAAGGCCATCGCCGCCGGCGCCAGCGTGGTCATGATGGGCAGCATGCTGGCCGGTACCGACGAGGCGCCCGGCGAAACGATCCTGCGTGACGGCCGGCGCTACAAGAGCTACCGCGGCATGGGGTCACTGGGCGCCATGGACCAGGGCAGCGCGGACCGGTATTTCCAGGGTGGCAGCCGCAAATTTGTGCCTGAAGGGATTGAAGGCATCGTGTCGTATAAGGGCACAGCGGGCGAGGTGATCTACCAGTTCGTGGGCGGTCTGAAAAGCAGCATGGGCTACTGCGGCGCGCCGGACCTGCAGACCCTGCGCGATACCGCGCAGTTCGTGCGGATCACTGGAGCCAGCCTGATTGAAAGCCATCCGCACGGCGTGACCATTACCCGCGAGGCGCCCAACTACGGCGGTCGCTGAGCCCCTCTGGGCATACTGCGTCCCGGGTCCTACTTTTTATGCTGGACCCGGGATTACCTTGCGGCGTATGAAGCGGCTCCTGACGATTCCGCGTGAGCCGGTCAATGCCCTGACCCACTGGGGCGGTGCGCTGGGCGCCCTGTTCATCACTGGTCCGCT is a window of Deinococcus deserti VCD115 DNA encoding:
- the tsaB gene encoding tRNA (adenosine(37)-N6)-threonylcarbamoyltransferase complex dimerization subunit type 1 TsaB, whose protein sequence is MNTASPAPMPTLALDTATPFLTLALVWPGGHRQLSKEVGRAHAEQLPGMARGLFAEAGLPFRAQTIVIGTGPGSYTGVRVGASYALGLARVWESPVKGVPTLEGLVQGDGRQAVSLDARKGHVYGAVYDVSGGVVTSVIHPPQKLSAGDFEALAGPVPHHQGGVPDGLALLHAGLAHGQTDWSLAYL
- a CDS encoding MBL fold metallo-hydrolase; protein product: MNDSALLVPVTGSLYALQVPIPYPMKTVTVLIDVPRGGPVTLVDTALNTPEARSVLEDGLSALGLHWSDIDRVIITHHHPDHYGLAGLIEERSGAGIHMLDVEIGRGERYWHLWEEWLPGHLKHMRDHGLPGASLEEMGDEHRKGRDRVLPASRVQPLREGQQVALAGLEWEVLWLPGHADGHLGLWHEEERMLIAGDAILPRISPNVGLYAYTRPDPLGDYLQTLGKLEALNPARAVVGHHGPLMEGVQARARELRAHHHERLDFIKAEADQAPRSAYDLSLAMFARELNVSGRRFALAETLAHAEHLRLLGQLYRTWDEAREVWIYHA
- a CDS encoding PQQ-binding-like beta-propeller repeat protein, which produces MRNILTFSLSLLLIGGGYSGAQRTSGAPATPTFTAPKVDWLKELRVLSGVSVADNGDLVFMGSDNRIHRTDSRGVEIWNFATSDIGRANPVITPQGMVIAASYDDHVYAINAAGKQVWKVKLDGDIFATPALRADGSVIAATAAGTVYALSSQGQILWTYKVGAGVFSSPAVAADGTIYFGAQNNRMHALTPAGQLKWAFAAGSLVFSSPAIDRSGNIYFGSSDRKIYAVDPAGKLRWTVKTSLFVNASPIVTSDDLVVVGSYDGKVYAINATGEPEWTYEAGTGIAAAAAQLSDGTIVVGDLSGTLHAIGKAGQPLWIIKTGKKIDTGVAVSDQGSLYFTTEGGGLNAILKQRPLADGPWTTFRGVPAGWGRVLTPQEAQTRAQARRAAATATLATLPSNRPSNTPAPSNSPVTTPARPAPAAQTPAAQTPAARPPAPTGPVAQPAPAATPEQLAASAAAAARVADGRVFVPLREAAGALGLSVSSLTNRSATVQVLARSHNLTVRTFDRVPYVPLAALSTVPGATVQLLSRPGSGVRLSLAGRTVTFPLNLPKLLPFVAPPEFPDVLPTTASRS
- a CDS encoding citrate/2-methylcitrate synthase → MTNIAKGLEGVLFTESKLTFINGSEGILTHLGIPIQEWAEKSTFEELSLALLDGKLPTAAELAHFDAELRANRAVPQQLIDVIQNMPRGVHPMQALRTAVSYLGLLDPQAEEVTPEARRAIATRMIAQFSTIIAAINRAQEGQEIVAPRADLTHAGNYLYMLSGKEPTAEQARLFDIALVLHADHGMNASTFTAIATSSTLSDMYSCITSAIGALKGPLHGGANEAVMDMLDEVGNPEQAEAYITKKLDNKEKIMGVGHRVYKYFDPRSRVLRDYAEVVANKQGKSNYYQILETIEKVVVDRIGSKGIYPNVDFYSGTVYSDLGIRKEYFTPIFALARISGWCASVIEYSRDNRLLRPDAVYSGATDAHYVDIQDRQ
- a CDS encoding alkene reductase, with the translated sequence MKLLEPIQLGALTLPNRVIMAPMTRSRAFGTVPTPLMAQYYAQRASAGLIITEATQVSPSAQGYPDTPGLHTQEQVDAWRGVTDAVHAEGGRIFAQIWHVGRISHSSYLGGSAPLAPSAVRPAGQLYTHGGMVDFETPRALEVSELPGIVEDFRQAAVNALQAGFDGVEIHGANGYLLNQFLETGTNQRTDEYGGSAENRARLLLEVTEAITEAIGADRVGVRLSPGGTFNDMSDANPLETYGYVADALNRFGLAYVHVVETSQTNPPVGLQGQSPTALVREAYRGTLISAGGYDRDSAEHALQTGQADAIAFARAYISNPDLVERFRLNAPLNELDPKTMYGGTEQGYTTYPSLRHELVGVNG
- the guaB gene encoding IMP dehydrogenase; this translates as MSAPATPTDIAAAVTSAAADRYAYKFGQEGITFDDVLLQPRHSQVLPHEVSVEASLTRRIRLNIPFLSAAMDTVTETGMAVAMAREGGIGVIHKNMSIDAQAEMVRKVKRSESGMIVDPITLPPHATVADAERLMSEYRISGVPVTDPSGKLLGIITNRDMRFVDDLSARVGDVMTRENLVTVPVGTTLDEAHEMFKRNRIEKLLVTDEAGLLRGLITIKDLAKRIKYPRAAKDHLGRLRVAAAIGVAADLMDRAGALVQAGADVLVLDSAHGHSQGILNALSKVKETFDVDVIAGNVATAAGTRDLILAGADAVKVGIGPGSICTTRVVTGVGVPQITAIFEASSVALEAGVPIIADGGIKQTGDVPKAIAAGASVVMMGSMLAGTDEAPGETILRDGRRYKSYRGMGSLGAMDQGSADRYFQGGSRKFVPEGIEGIVSYKGTAGEVIYQFVGGLKSSMGYCGAPDLQTLRDTAQFVRITGASLIESHPHGVTITREAPNYGGR